In the genome of Dermacentor variabilis isolate Ectoservices chromosome 5, ASM5094787v1, whole genome shotgun sequence, one region contains:
- the LOC142582984 gene encoding uncharacterized protein LOC142582984, which produces MEPVSVDDCRACQQQQLQLQLQQQQQQQQQQQQPSSPADGGDNEEEAGGAEDEEKSIPVAFPRNILRCLVLLLPVSVPVVVYVRDADSTRRLFLVAFALFLLLVFSCVTMALVRSRSRAHDDEEEAAPRAGRPSSRGLPFLRAMPYRVAARAPPRYPGYRLAGQQQLSAARCATLAAEDPPPCYLDALRCPLAQTYKARDTETPPPAYDAIS; this is translated from the exons ATGGAGCCAGTGTCCGTCGATGACTGCCGTGCGTgccagcagcagcaactgcagctgcagctgcagcagcaacagcaacaacaacagcagcagcagcagccgtcgtCCCCCGCGGACGGTGGAGACAACGAGGAGGAAGCGGGCGGCGCCGAGGACGAAGAGAAGTCCATTCCGGTGGCTTTTCCGCGCAACATCCTGCGCTGCCTGGTGCTGCTCCTGCCCGTGTCGGTGCCCGTGGTGGTGTACGTGCGGGACGCCGACTCTACGCGACGCCTCTTCCTGGTCGCCTTTGCACTCTTCCTGCTGCTCGTCTTCTCCTGCGTCACCATGGCGCTGGTGCGGTCCCGCAGCAGGGCACACGACGACGAGGAGGAGGCTGCGCCCAGG GCCGGGCGCCCGTCTAGCCGAGGCCTGCCTTTCCTGCGAGCCATGCCGTACCGCGTGGCGGCGCGGGCCCCTCCCCGCTACCCGGGCTACCGGCTGGCCGGCCAGCAGCAGCTGAGCGCAGCCAGGTGCGCCACGCTGGCCGCGGAGGACCCGCCGCCCTGCTACCTGGACGCCCTGCGCTGCCCGCTGGCGCAGACGTACAAGGCGCGCGACACCGAGACGCCGCCGCCCGCGTACGACGCCATCTCCTGA